In the Ruminococcus sp. OA3 genome, one interval contains:
- a CDS encoding ABC transporter permease has product MDGNKTVEFRAQKRPLLKRITSTSEFSVFVALVILIIAMSFASPVFMTPTNIFNVLNQISRYGIIAVGMSLIIISGGIDLSVGYVVGITACYCAYFSSEAVNMPWPVVLIVILLMGAAIGLVNGLIVTRLNIVPFIVTLAMGKILSGATLLLTQGRPIFFNSYLSLLGGGYIGAVPVAVIVMFLAVVAGTVFTTKTLTGRNIYAIGNNERAATLSGIKVNKLKCLTYVITSTLCALCGIIVAGNLGSADAALGKNYETDVIAAVVIGGVAMSGGEGTVWGSLIGAAIMGILKNAFVLLGVSAYWQSIVIGIVIVAAVALDSFRTASAEKVHKENAERIAKESAKQAKNK; this is encoded by the coding sequence ATGGATGGAAATAAAACTGTAGAATTCAGGGCACAGAAGAGGCCTCTTTTGAAAAGAATAACCAGTACGTCCGAGTTCAGCGTCTTTGTTGCACTGGTTATATTGATTATTGCGATGAGCTTTGCAAGTCCGGTGTTTATGACGCCTACTAATATTTTTAATGTGCTCAATCAGATATCGCGCTACGGTATTATCGCGGTGGGGATGAGCCTGATCATTATTTCCGGCGGTATCGACCTGTCGGTAGGATATGTTGTCGGGATAACGGCATGCTACTGTGCATACTTCAGTTCCGAAGCCGTGAATATGCCGTGGCCGGTAGTTCTGATCGTTATCCTGCTCATGGGAGCGGCGATTGGTCTGGTGAATGGTCTGATTGTTACCAGGCTGAATATCGTTCCCTTCATTGTGACACTTGCGATGGGAAAAATCCTGTCCGGTGCCACACTGCTGCTCACGCAGGGACGGCCGATATTTTTTAACTCATACTTATCCCTGCTGGGCGGCGGCTATATCGGAGCCGTGCCGGTTGCCGTAATTGTCATGTTCCTGGCGGTTGTTGCGGGGACGGTATTTACAACAAAGACGCTGACCGGACGCAATATCTATGCGATCGGCAACAATGAGCGGGCTGCCACACTTTCCGGTATTAAAGTAAACAAGCTGAAATGCCTGACATACGTCATCACCAGCACGCTGTGTGCACTCTGCGGGATCATTGTTGCAGGAAATCTGGGGAGTGCAGACGCGGCACTGGGGAAAAACTATGAAACGGATGTTATCGCAGCTGTCGTCATCGGCGGCGTTGCCATGAGCGGCGGTGAAGGTACGGTATGGGGCTCACTGATCGGTGCTGCTATTATGGGTATCCTGAAGAATGCGTTTGTCCTGCTGGGGGTTTCCGCGTACTGGCAGTCTATCGTGATTGGAATCGTGATTGTTGCCGCGGTAGCGCTCGACAGTTTCCGAACGGCGTCTGCCGAGAAGGTACACAAAGAAAATGCAGAGAGAATCGCAAAAGAATCTGCAAAGCAGGCAAAGAATAAATGA
- a CDS encoding sugar ABC transporter substrate-binding protein, with protein MKRNLALLLALVMVLMTCFAGCSAEPPKSGEAKKAEETPAAGGDTADTQEEEKADTADTSGGDAAEPAALSADLQTIYDKLTHKPVANDTGKEFRIAVLCVMNNSFWYDVVNGIEEITQLMADPSYNCTVDMVTIEGHEGQLFAEAIDNCVTMQYDAICTVGTSEAIIPAVDRATAAGIPVYTFNSDVADSSRVCFTGQDLYAAGVKAGETIVDLIDGKGKVAIITGYFTVPAHEDRRLGAMEVFDKYDEIEIVGEVENHDSNDEGYTYTKDFLTANPDLAAIYITAGGQQGVTKALDEMNIKGEVKVVMFDFMEEVIDALYDGSVQATIGQDPYAQGANPVCLAYNQLVTGTPEVEGNDFTNLDVVTPDNVAEYFPR; from the coding sequence ATGAAAAGAAATTTAGCACTTTTACTGGCACTCGTAATGGTATTGATGACCTGTTTTGCGGGCTGTTCTGCAGAACCCCCAAAGTCCGGGGAAGCAAAGAAAGCGGAGGAAACCCCTGCTGCCGGAGGCGACACAGCAGATACCCAGGAGGAGGAAAAGGCAGATACAGCCGATACATCCGGCGGTGATGCCGCGGAACCTGCAGCATTATCTGCAGACCTGCAGACGATCTACGACAAACTGACGCACAAACCGGTGGCAAACGACACAGGAAAAGAATTCAGGATTGCAGTGCTGTGTGTCATGAACAATTCGTTCTGGTACGATGTTGTCAACGGAATCGAAGAGATTACCCAGCTGATGGCGGACCCCTCCTACAACTGTACGGTTGACATGGTTACGATCGAAGGCCATGAAGGGCAGTTGTTTGCAGAGGCGATTGATAACTGTGTGACCATGCAGTATGATGCGATCTGCACCGTAGGTACTTCGGAAGCCATCATCCCGGCTGTGGACAGAGCTACCGCGGCAGGAATTCCAGTTTATACGTTTAACTCTGATGTTGCAGACTCCAGCAGAGTCTGCTTCACGGGACAGGACCTGTATGCAGCAGGTGTCAAGGCAGGCGAAACGATTGTGGACCTGATTGACGGCAAAGGCAAAGTGGCAATCATCACCGGTTATTTTACGGTACCCGCTCATGAAGACCGCCGCCTGGGAGCCATGGAAGTATTTGATAAGTATGATGAGATCGAGATCGTAGGAGAAGTTGAGAACCATGATTCCAATGATGAAGGTTACACCTATACAAAGGACTTCCTCACAGCAAATCCTGATCTGGCGGCCATCTATATCACGGCAGGAGGCCAGCAGGGTGTAACAAAGGCACTGGATGAGATGAATATCAAAGGCGAAGTGAAAGTTGTAATGTTTGACTTCATGGAAGAGGTTATCGATGCCCTTTATGATGGCAGCGTTCAGGCGACCATCGGACAGGACCCATATGCTCAGGGCGCAAATCCTGTATGCCTTGCTTACAATCAGCTTGTAACAGGCACACCGGAAGTGGAAGGCAATGACTTTACAAATCTGGACGTTGTAACGCCTGATAATGTCGCAGAATACTTCCCGAGATAA
- a CDS encoding sugar ABC transporter ATP-binding protein codes for MSQKEIYKINGITKEFPGVKALDNVDLEIREGEIHAIVGENGAGKSTLMNILSGVYTPTEGVIEFDGQPVKLRNPLDAQRIGIAMIHQELSLSGALSIAENIFQARLPRGKLGLLDKDKLMQDSLKYLHEVGLDGMDPNTKVRDINVSQQQQVEIAKALSVNSKVLILDEPTSSLTAGEANRLLGIMQELKSKGITMLFITHKLDEVMRVSDRFTVFRDGCKIGTCITAESTMEDMITMMVGRQYSKKYVRDHYMTDYSSAKPILEVENLNVPTKVFDMNFKLYEGEILGITGLVGAGRSEVLQSVFGADKRDSGIIKIDGKQVPVKNTLDAIKNGMGLVPEGRKQQGILSKLSVKSNVSVVNLRYIRGKLGFLSKKLEEEKVKEYAARLSIKTPTLEQKITKLSGGNQQKAIIARWLMNNPRILFLDEPTQGIDVGTKTEIYKIIDSLAKMGLSIIMVSSEMVENISLCDRIIVMYEGRVTGEVMHSEAAEDRIMTYASGQADAVS; via the coding sequence ATGAGTCAGAAAGAAATCTATAAGATCAATGGAATCACGAAAGAATTTCCAGGGGTAAAAGCTCTGGACAATGTGGATTTGGAAATACGCGAAGGCGAGATACATGCGATCGTCGGTGAAAACGGTGCGGGTAAATCGACTTTGATGAACATACTCTCCGGAGTCTATACGCCCACTGAGGGGGTCATAGAATTTGACGGACAGCCGGTCAAGCTCAGAAATCCTCTGGATGCGCAGCGTATTGGCATTGCCATGATACATCAGGAGCTGTCGCTGTCCGGGGCACTTAGCATTGCAGAAAATATTTTTCAGGCACGTCTTCCCAGGGGAAAGCTGGGGCTGCTTGATAAGGACAAACTGATGCAGGACAGTCTGAAATATCTGCACGAAGTGGGGCTTGACGGAATGGATCCGAATACGAAAGTCCGTGACATCAATGTTTCCCAGCAGCAGCAGGTTGAAATCGCGAAGGCACTGTCTGTGAATTCAAAGGTTCTGATTCTCGATGAACCAACCTCGTCGCTGACTGCAGGGGAGGCAAACAGGCTGCTTGGAATTATGCAGGAACTGAAGTCCAAGGGGATAACCATGCTGTTTATCACCCACAAGCTGGACGAGGTTATGCGTGTCAGTGACAGATTTACCGTTTTTCGGGACGGTTGTAAGATCGGTACCTGTATAACGGCGGAATCTACAATGGAAGATATGATCACTATGATGGTAGGGAGACAGTACAGTAAAAAATATGTCAGGGACCATTATATGACGGACTATTCCAGTGCCAAACCGATACTGGAAGTTGAAAATCTGAATGTTCCGACCAAAGTTTTTGATATGAACTTTAAACTTTACGAGGGCGAGATCCTTGGAATCACCGGACTTGTCGGTGCAGGACGAAGTGAGGTACTGCAGAGTGTTTTCGGTGCCGATAAGCGGGACAGCGGAATCATCAAAATAGACGGAAAACAGGTCCCCGTCAAAAATACACTGGACGCCATTAAAAATGGTATGGGGCTCGTGCCGGAGGGCAGAAAACAGCAGGGAATACTCTCAAAGCTGTCTGTCAAGTCTAATGTTTCTGTCGTTAACCTGCGTTATATCAGAGGAAAACTGGGGTTTCTCAGTAAAAAGCTGGAAGAAGAGAAAGTAAAGGAATATGCAGCGAGACTGAGTATCAAAACACCGACGCTGGAACAGAAGATTACAAAGCTGAGCGGGGGAAATCAGCAGAAGGCGATCATTGCCAGATGGCTGATGAACAATCCCAGGATCCTGTTTCTGGACGAACCGACACAGGGGATTGATGTGGGGACTAAAACAGAGATCTATAAGATTATTGATTCACTCGCCAAAATGGGGCTGAGCATCATTATGGTATCCTCTGAGATGGTCGAGAACATTTCCCTGTGTGACCGGATTATCGTCATGTATGAGGGGCGGGTGACTGGTGAGGTCATGCATTCAGAAGCGGCGGAGGACAGAATCATGACGTATGCCTCCGGTCAGGCGGATGCAGTGTCGTAG
- a CDS encoding AraC family transcriptional regulator, with protein MDWIERLNETMRYIEEHITEELNYAEAAKTACCSVYHFQRMFAYMAGIPLSEYIRRRRMSLAAADLLKNSDEKIVDLALKYGYSSPTAFNRAFQSVHGAAPSAVRRGGCSVKAYPPVSFKITVRGVEEMNYRIEKKESFRIIGVSQPLHREIEKNFAIVPQMWENAAGDGTVPKLAGMMNQQPMGLLGVSACGDTEEWRYFIAVSSTQPIDESMEEYEVPASTWAIFSGSGTNKSIQELEQRIVTEWLPTSGYEYGNAPDIEVYLNPDPNNAQYEVWIPVVKQS; from the coding sequence ATGGATTGGATAGAACGTCTTAATGAGACAATGAGGTATATTGAAGAGCACATTACAGAGGAACTGAATTATGCCGAGGCGGCGAAGACAGCCTGCTGTTCAGTATATCATTTTCAGAGGATGTTTGCCTATATGGCGGGGATTCCGCTCTCCGAATACATTCGGCGAAGAAGAATGTCGCTGGCAGCTGCGGACTTGCTGAAAAACAGTGATGAAAAGATAGTAGATCTTGCCCTCAAATATGGCTATTCATCCCCGACAGCTTTCAACAGAGCGTTTCAGAGTGTTCATGGAGCCGCACCTTCTGCCGTACGCAGGGGTGGATGCTCTGTAAAGGCATATCCGCCTGTCAGCTTTAAAATTACAGTCAGGGGAGTAGAAGAGATGAATTATCGCATTGAAAAAAAAGAGTCTTTCCGCATCATCGGAGTGTCACAGCCTTTGCACAGGGAGATTGAAAAGAATTTTGCCATAGTTCCGCAGATGTGGGAGAATGCGGCGGGCGACGGTACGGTGCCGAAACTGGCAGGTATGATGAATCAGCAGCCGATGGGGCTGTTGGGCGTCAGTGCCTGCGGTGATACAGAAGAGTGGAGATATTTTATCGCTGTTTCCAGCACACAGCCGATCGATGAATCGATGGAGGAATACGAGGTGCCTGCTTCTACATGGGCGATTTTCTCAGGTTCAGGAACTAATAAGTCCATACAGGAACTGGAGCAGCGCATTGTGACAGAATGGCTCCCAACATCCGGCTATGAATATGGAAATGCGCCGGATATCGAAGTTTATCTGAATCCGGATCCGAACAATGCACAGTATGAAGTGTGGATACCTGTTGTTAAACAATCATAA